Sequence from the uncultured Draconibacterium sp. genome:
TATGTAATGTCTTTTTACTTTCAGATTATTTTCCCCAGTTTGCAGGGTCTTCGCGCCACTCCATCAGCGACTCAACCTGGTCTTTTGTAATGTCGCCTTGTGCCAGCGACAGGTCAATAAGGATCTGGTAACGGCTTAATGAAGTCAGTTCGATACCCGCTTTCTCGAAGTTTTCTTTTGCCAATGGGAAATTGTAGGTAAAAATTGATACCATTCCCACAACATCGCCACCAAAGTTGTTAACGGCTTCGGCAGCTTTCAAACTGCTGATTCCTGTAGATACCAGATCTTCAACCACAACAACTTTTTTGAATGGTTTCAGGTCGCCCTCGATCAGATTTTCCAGTCCGTGACCTTTTGGTTTCGAACGAACATAGATGAAGGGAAGTCCCAATTTATCGGCTACCAATGCACC
This genomic interval carries:
- the pyrE gene encoding orotate phosphoribosyltransferase, which codes for MEAIQIEVTKKLLEINTIKIQPDNPFTWASGWKSPIYCDNRKTLSYPETRSFICDAFVKLIQEKYPEAEVIAGVATGAIAIGALVADKLGLPFIYVRSKPKGHGLENLIEGDLKPFKKVVVVEDLVSTGISSLKAAEAVNNFGGDVVGMVSIFTYNFPLAKENFEKAGIELTSLSRYQILIDLSLAQGDITKDQVESLMEWREDPANWGK